The stretch of DNA ACCAGTGATGAAACACTCTCTCCAAACACACAAGCAGCAATGGATATTTCACTTAACGCTGCACGTCGCATCCAAATCACATTCTTACAGACACCGCGAAAAATCGAAATCGGCCCACGAATAACAATATCCTATTTAACTTGGAGGCCACGGAAATGAAGAGAAACACAGTAATCCATCTCGAACTTCCTTCAGAGAAGTTGTTGAAAGTCTTGTTGAAGGCTCTGCTGCCTGAGACAAAAAAACCAACAACATCTAGGTCGAAAGTCTCTGTTGAAGGCGAAGGCAAGAAACTTACTATACGAATCGAGGCTAAAGACACTTCAGCCCTCAGAGCAACACTAAATTCCTACCTTCGATGGGTTGCCCTCGTGAAAGATACATATGAGGTGGCTGTCAGTCTTGAAAAGACAAGCCATCTGTGAAAACACTTAATTAACACGAGACTATATTGCTGAAAAAAGAGCTACACACAACGTTTTGAGGAATAAAAATGAGCGACATATCACAGCTTCCACCTAAAGTTCAAGAACGGCTACTTCAACTACAACAGCTTCAACGCAACCTTCAAACGATCTTAGCCCAGAAACAGCAGGTGGAATTAGAATTAACCGAGACAGGACAAGCTTTAACAGAATTAGGAAACCTAACTAAAAATGCTGTAATCTACAAGTCTATCGGTTCACTTCTCGTAAAATCTCGGAAAAACAAGGTTGAAGCAGAACTAAAAGAACGCAAAGAACTTCTCGACACACGTACAGAAGTGCTAGGTAAACAAGCAGAGAGGCTACGCAATCAACTCAACCAATTACAAGCAAAGCTTAAACGTGACCTAAGCTCTGGTCCCTCAAGCCCCATAATACCTTAGCTTTCCGGTGAAATTGTTGGAAAGGATAGGCATACCAGAGCTTACAGAAGACCAAATGCAGACATTATCAGAAATTGCGGAAAAAGCTGCCAGAGATTATGTTCTATCGAAGGTTCCTCAACGAAAAATCTCGGCGCTGGGCATCACTGTCGAAACCGTTGGCTCCAAACCTGTCACAGTCTCAGTTGACGTTGATCTCGTTTTGTCTCCTTTAATGAAACCATATAATGTGGAAAAACTTGCTAATGAAGCTACAGAAAAGGCCTTTGAAGCAATAGAACAATGTTTAAGGGAGCTAAGTTGCAAATCCAAGATATAACTGCTCTTCTAGACCAGGTTAATGCTAAGCTTGTCGTTTTGTTATGTCATCATAATGCAGATCCAGATGCAATTGGAGCTGCCTTTGCTTTTTCCTGCTTGCTAGAGCGTCTTCGTCCCCGTTTACGAACTGAAATTACAGCAGCAGAAGGTCCCAGCCGCCTATCGAAACATTTGCTGACTGCCTTGCCAATAAAACTAACGCCAAACCCCCAGATTGAAGAAGCTGATGCAATTGTATTATTGGATACAAATACCATTCAACAGTTGGGCGATTGGGCAGAGAGAGTTAAAGCTTCCAATTCTCCAATCATCGTAATTGATCATCACGCCAGTCACCCAGAAACAGAGCGCTTAGCAACTCTTTCTGTTTCAGATGAAAACGCATCATCCACTTGCGAAATTATCTACAGGTTTTTCATGAACATGAACGTTCGATTCACGGAGAACGAAGCCAAATCGCTTTTTTTAGGCATAGCCTTTGATACACGCCATTTTATTTTGGCAAACTCAACAACCCTCAAAATCGTTGCCGATTTGATTGATGCTGGCGTAAATGCACGGGAAGCTTTGAGTCTCCTCTCTTTGCCAATGGACGAATCTGAGCGTATAGCGCGGTTGAAGGCGTCAAAGAGGGTCAAACTTCTTAAAATCGGAAGATGGATTGTCGCTTTTTCACATGTCAGCGCCTATCAAGCCTCTGCTGCCAGAGCTTTAATTTCATTAGGCGCCCACATAGCCATTGTAGCAGGTCAGAAAGACGAAAAACTGAAGATTAGCATACGAGCTTCTCAGCAATTTTATCGTGCAGCTGGCGTGCATCTTGGCCGTGACTTGGCAAGGCCGTTAGGTGAGTATCTTCAAGGTATGGGTGGTGGTCACGCGGTTGCTGCGGGGGTTAATGGAGTTGGGGATTTGAAGGCGTGTTTTAAACGCTGTGTTAGATTGCTGAAAGATAAACTAAAAAACGCTTGACTGCACGGGCACTATTGAAACTGAAAAACAATTGGCGAGCACAGAGAATCTGAATTTATGAATATTCTAAATACGCAAATTATAGGGCAAACAAGAAACAAAATGTGGTTGTGATAAAATGGCTGAAGAAAAAAGGTACACAGCGCAAGAATCTCACAGGGGGCTTGCCGTTGACTGTTTCAATCTTGTTTAGAGCTTTTTTGATAAGAAAGGAGAGTCATAGAAGAAGATGATAAAATGGTTCATGCTGCTCGTTTTCATTGGCGCGTAATTGGAGGAGCTGTCGAGTTTGAAAGAGGTGAGGGGCAGATTTCTCGTGTATTTTCGGTTCTAAAAAAGCCTCAATCAGCACTCTACCATGCTAAGAGATGTCTAGAAATCTGCAAGGAGAATAACATTGGCGACTTTGACATTGTGTTTGCTTACGAGGCGATGGCGAGGGCGTGTGCTGTTGCTGGGGAGAAGGCAGAGTGTGAGAAGTATGTTGGTTTAGCGAGAGAGGCTGGAGAGCAGATTAAGAGCAAAGAGGATAGAGACTATTTCTTTAGTGAGCTTAAGACAGTTTCATTGTATACTGAGAAATAACTTATTGTTGCTAGCCCTTATTCCCATTCGTGTATAGGTTTATGGCATGTTATCATTTAGGGGTTGGGAGGGGCATGGTTATGTGTGTAGAGCCTTGGGATATCTATAGGTCAGGATGTTAAAGAGAAAGTTAAGGTAGTTGAACTTACGAGAAACGATGCCTCATTGCCTAAGTTGAAGTATCGGTATATGACACCAGCTATTATGACTTATCGATTTGCCATGAAGCAAACTCTTGGAAAATAGCGTTGACTCTTAAACCTCTTGGGAAAACTCTGGAAGAGAAACATGAATCTAAGCTTTTCAGGGAATACGTTGAAGAGCCAAGAGTTTTCGTTGCTGAATTAGATGGTGAGCAAGTAGGCTGGATTGAGATAGGATATCATAAGTGGAATGATAGAATGCGGGTTTAGCAGTTTTTCGTCAAAGAACAGTTTCATAGAAGAGGTATCCGAACACTGTTGATGAAGCAGGCTGTTAGGATGTCTAAGGAAAGAGGGGCAAGAATGCTGATTCTTAAAACACAAACATGCAACATTTCAGCCATCAACTTCTATATAAAACAGGGATTTGAGCTAATTGGTTTTGACACTACACATTATTCCACCAAAACATAGAAAAGAAAGAAGTTAGGCTAGAATTAGGCTTAACCTTATAGTGCTCGCAACACTATGAAACTTGAAAAATTCCTACCTTCTTCATATAATCTTTCAAATATTTGAATGTGAGGTTTCTAAGAATATTGTCCCCTTTGAGGCTGACAATAAAAGTGTCAGAAGCGGACATAAACTTCCCCCATTCAGTTTTAAGTGCACTCATTAACTCTGCATAATCAGTATAGTCTTTATGAACTGAAACGAACATTCTATCCATTCCACAACCACGCCCTGTAGAGACAAAAATTATATTTGGATACTTTGAAAGAAAAGACTTAGCCTCTGACGGCTTTTCGTCAGGAGATGTCCCATGCTTCCAATGACCAAAAGTGAACGCCATAATTTCAAAACCAAGTTTTTCGAAATTCGGAATTGCAGTGTAGTCAAGCAGCTCTTCCTTTTCTAATCCTGCTCTTCTTCTCGTAACGGTTGGCTGAGAAACCCCGATTTTCTTAGCTAGCTTTCTGTCGCTAATTTTGGAGTTCTTAACCAGCTCAAAGAGAATTTTATAGTCAACAGGCTTTAATTTTTTCATATCCGCATCAACCAACTCAGCTGAATATAAACAAAGCTTGTGTTTAAGCCTTATATAAGATTAATTGATACATCAAGGCAATTTTCTGTATCAACCATTCAAATGAGCCCGAGCACTGGCATTGAACGGAATACCCTTACCATGATTGTGCAAAAAAAGCTGATGCGCCGCGCTAGCCAAAATTAACTCCTTTTCTTTCTGAAAAGTCATACCATTTCCAAATCTCTTTAATCGCTTTCTCAGAGTATCCTTTATGCTTCAGCAAGATTCTGAAAGCAAAGATCGGTTTCATTTCGGAATTGTCACCAATCCAAATAGAAACTCGTGAACTTGACATAAAAATTCTGAATTCTAAATTCTATTTTCAAATAAGATTCAACTGACCATTCTCAAATAACTCTGCACATGCACATGAGTTTTGAGAAAACTGTTCCTTCTTTTCTTCATTATTTGGAACCGATTACCGTAGACACGCCATTTAAGAGAAAGTGCACTCATGAAAACATCTAAAGCATGACCGAATTTTAAGTGGATACTCTTGAGATTTCTTTTCTTCATTTTGTATTGTCTATTCAATGTCTCTAGAATACTATCCTTTTCTATAGCAGAAGTGCTTCTTGTTTGAGAATAAGAAATATATCTAAAGCGTTTATTTATTCATAATGGCGAGTGTGAGGCATCTATTCTAGACAAATGTCTAGAATTTTTCTTCACTTTATCTCCCCCCTCCACTCGCCACGTAATAAATGAAAACATTGGAAAAATGAAATTTTAACCTGTTCTCTTTTTTCCTTGTGGATCACTTCCGATCCTCAATGGTGAACTCAAGCAACTTCTTCAGAAGATTGGCCAGCTACTCTTAAAATTCGTTTTTAGTGGTTCGATAATGATTTTGCTCTGTGTGTATATTATGATTCTAGCGGTGTTGCTATTATAGATTTAGCCAGAATTGTGCAGGGTAGATATAATCTATGCAAAGATAGAAGATGTGTGCAAAAAATATAATAGTCTGTGAGATATAATGAATTTCGGAGAAAGGAAAAATGAAAAAGGCAATGTTAGTAATAGTACAGACTCTGCTTTTGATCAGTATTTTGACGATGGTGTTTGAAATACGACAGATGAGGGCTTCTGATAGCCCGCAAATATGGTACGTAGGTCCCACAAAGCCTCCAACATACCCAGATTTTGCTACGATACAAGAGGCGATAAACAACGCTAGTGTGAAGCCAGGGGATATAATTGAAGTTATGGAAAATGACACGTCTCCTTACTATGAGCATGTGGTTGTGAACAAGTCTTTGACAATTAGGAATTATGATACTCATCAGCCCGTTATCAATGGTCGGGGGTACGGAGCTGTGGTTAATATAACTGCACCAAACGTTGTGATCAACAATTTAAAGATACAGAATGGTGACTATGGTTTATTCATATTTTATTCGAGTAACATTACTTTGAGAAATAACGAGATAATTGGCAACACATGGAATTTCGCAGTAGAAGGCCTGTCTACACACATTGACCATTTCATCCAAGACATCGACGAGTCAAATACCGTTGACGGGAAACGAATTTGTTACTTTGTAGATCAGCAGGACAAGTCAATTCCCAAGGATGCTGGATATGTAGCTATTGTAAATTCGAGAAACATTACCGCAGAGAATTTATGCCTCAAAAGTAACTACCGAGGCACATTAGTGGTGAATTCTACAATTGTAACCATACAAAACATAACCTTTGAAAATCACCACAAATGTGTATCGGTGATAAAGTCTACAAGTGTAACCATACAAGACTTGGAGCTCCTAGAGCCTATGTATTCCGTTAGTAATTGGCAAGGAATACAACTTATCACTAGTAGCAATTCTAAAGTCCAAAATGTGGCTGTATCACATCATACTCATGGTGGAATTGCAATTTGGTTGGCGGGTTCAGAAAACAATAGCATTATGAACAATAAACTGTTTAGCCAATCCGATGTGATGGGAGGCATATGGCTGGGTTATTCAGATGGCAATTATATCATTGATAATGTAATAACAAACAGTACGTCTTATGGGAAATATACATTGTGCATTGTGCTGGAGCAGTCTCATAACAACGTAATCGCTAGCAACCACCTCTCAACATTAACAGAGCTTCCACATCATACGTTAGTTTTTTCAAATTCAAATGGAACAATTCTTCATCACAACAACTTTGCAAGCTACAAACACACAATCTTGAATTTCACGTCATTCAATACTAGCTGGGATAATGGTTTAGAAGGCAATTACTGGAGTGACTATGAAGGACAGGATGACGGAAGCGGAGGAAGAATCCTTGGTGACGGAATTGGTGACACAAAGATACCTCATCACGGAGACAATTACCCGCTAATAGAACCATGGAGTGCCAAAAGAATATTTTGCCGACAAGTGATTTCGTTGAGTGGGAAACTTATTGATACAGCTCAAGCGATTTTTACAACTAGTGACTGCACTTTAGCTTCGTTCAAATTTAACAGAACCCTCAAACAAATCAGCTTAAAAGCTACAGCAGGCTACTCTGGGATCTTAAACATAACGATTCCTAGGGACTGGCTAGACGGCCCATTCAAAGTTCTTGTTAACGGATCTGAAGTAGAAATTCTTCCGCCGGAAGCCAATGACACCTATACTTTCATAAACATTACTTACGTGAGAGGCCGCTACACTCTAGACATTGTAGGAAAAGAACTTGGAGGTTTCCCAGGCGACTATGACGGAGATGGTCAGGTTACTATCTACGATGTAGTAAAAGTCACCGGCAACTATGGAGCAAAAGAACCATAACAAGCGAATCCCTTTTTTCTCTAACATCGAAATTCACTATTCCCTGCTCTAATACACTGAACACATACGCGTCAAAAAGAGCAAATACTACGGAAACCGAAAAATAGTTGACTCTGTTTTAAGTAGCTACTCTTAAATGAAAGAAAGTTTGGCAGTTAAGTGAGCGACCTAGGTTGGCAGTCATCGAAACTAAAGACTTAACATATACGTATCCAAACGCTACAAAACCCGCTATCCACGGAGTCTCATTAAAAATCGAAAAAGGTGAGTTCGTCATCCTTACAGGTCCAAGCGGATGTGGAAAAACCACTCTCTGCCGATGTTTTAACGGTTTGATCCCCCACTTCTACCAAGGAGAGCTAACAGGCGAAATCCAAGTCGCTGGCTTAAACGTTGCAGGCAATCCAATTCACAAGCTTACCCTTCATGTTGGACTAGTATTCCAAAACCCCGAAAACCAGTTGTTTGCCCTATCAGTTGAAAAAGACGTCGCTTTCGGGCTGGAAAACCTCGGTGTTCCACGAGAGGATATGCAGAAGCAAGTAGACTGGGCGCTAGAGACCAGTGGCATTTATAACCTGCGTGAGAGAGCACCTGACGAGCTTTCTGGAGGACAGCAGCAACGAGTAGCTATTGCAAGCATCATTGCCATGCGTCCTGAAATCATGGTGCTAGACGAGCCAACCTCTTTCCTAGATCCTATGGGCGCTGAAAAAATCTTCGAAGTTATAGATAAGCTGAATAAATCTTTAGGCATTACAGTAATTTTAGTTGAACACCGGCTGGATTTAGCGGCAAGATATGCAAACCATGTTATTGTAATGGATAAAGGAAAAATTATCTTAGATGGTGAACCTAGAACGGTTTTAGGCTCTCAAAAAGCCCGTTTACTAGGAGTTGGGATACCGAAAGCAACAAGACTGTACCAAATTCTCGAAGAGGAAAATGGACTGAAAACGGATAACGTGCCAGTAACGTCCGAGGAGATTGTAAAGCTTTTGCGCGAGGTTTTGAAAACATGATAAAAGTCAAAGACGTTTACTTCACTTATCCAACCGGCGTTGAAGCGTTGAAAGGAGTCTCTCTAACAATAAGAGATGGCGAATTCATAGCCATAATGGGTCAAAACGGCGCTGGAAAAACAACGTTAATAAAACATTTCAACGGGCTGCTGAAACCCACAAAGGGAGAGGTTTTGGTTGGCAGCGTAAATACGAAAACTACAAGCGTGGCTAGACTCGCGCGAAACGTAGGGTTTGTCTTCCAAAATCCCGACAACCAACTTTTCTGTGAAACCGTAGAAGAAGAAGTTGCCTTCGCCCTCAAAAACTTCGGCTACAAAGACACCACATTAAAAAAGAGAGTGACATGGGCTCTGAACCTGTTAGGGCTTACGGAATACCGGAAAACCTCGCCTTTCATGCTTAGCGGAGGCGAAAGAAAACGTGTTGCTCTAGCGTCGGTGCTTGCTTGGAACCCTAAAGTTGTGGTAATGGACGAACCTACAATAGGACAAGACTACCAGCAAAAGGAAATACTTCGCCAATTTATAATCCAACTGAACACGCAAGGAAAAACCGTTGTAGTAGTCACTCACGATGTGGAGTTCGTAGCGGAATGTAACCCCCGCGTAATACTAATGTCTGAAGGAAAAATCGTCGCAGACGGTGTCGGAAAAAAAGTGCTCACAGATATTGACCGTTTAACTCAAGCTTCTATAGTGCTGCCGCAAGTAGCTCAGATATTTATGGGTTTAACAGATTTTGGGCTACCAACAGATGTAATTGACCTTTACGAAGCAAGAGAAATCCTGATGAAACGGCTGGGTGAGAAATGAGCGTTTTTGACGGTTTAAAGTTCAGAAGAGTTACGTCTCCCATCCACATGCTAGACCCGCGAATCAAGTTTCTTTATGTCTGCTCAATTTTCGTGGTCGCAATACTCTTTTGGGAATTACTTCCCCTAATCATCTTATTTCTAATGCAAATTCCGTTTGTTCTTTTGGCGCGTGTTCAGAAAGAATGGGTACGCTCTCTGAGAGGAGCAGCGTTTCTAGCTGTAATTATTTTCAGTACTAACCTTTTTTTCAGGTTTATGTATACAGGTTATCCAACGCTTCAGGACATTGAATATGCTTCAGCAATGACACTGCGCTTCGTAGTACTTGTCGAATCCTTCTCAGTATTCTTTCTAACAACTTCGCCAGACCATTTGGGTTTGGCTTTGGAGCAAAGCCACGTTCCATACGAGTTTTGCTTCGCCTTCACCACTGCCGTAAGGTTTGTTCCAGTCTTGGCTGATGAAGCCCAAACGATTATGGATGCTCAGAAAGCTCGGGGGCTGGAGCTTGAAAAAGGAAACTTTTTGAAGAGAATAAGAAACTACATTCCAATTCTCATCCCCCTAATCATCAGTGCCATTCGCAGAAGTCTAGAGCTCGCAGAAGCTATGGAATCGAGAGCTTGGGGCGCCATCGAAAAGCGCACTAACCTGTACGTTTTGAAAATGAGAAAAGCTGACTATTTGCTAATCTTAGCTTCCATTCTTATATTGATAATCGGTGTTTACATACGGTATTATGTGCCTACACCGTCATTTTCAGACCTTTTAAAGCTGTAAGTCTCCGCAAAAACTCTTATTGTTAAACTAGCTGGCTACCACAAGATTTTTAATAAGTAAAAAAGTATGCCTCTCCCGGCGAAAAAGCTTGAAAATGCTGAAAGCCGCAGCCCGAGAACTCCTTGCTGGCGCACAAAAAGCCATAGAAGCACTAGATTCTGAACAAGTGGAAAAAATGTTGCAAATGATAATCGAAGCCCAAAAAGAGAAAATCTTCGTTGTAGGAGTGGGTAGAAGCGGATTTGTCGGCCGTTCCTTCGCGTTGCGTTTGATGAATCTAGGATTCAACGTATATTTCTTAGGCGAAACCATAACACCAGCCGGCGGAAAAAATGACTTGGTTATCGCCATCTCAGGCACCGGCATGACGAAGATGGTGCTAACTGCAAGCACGGCTGCAAAGGATATTAGTGCAAAGGTTATAGCCGTTACCACTTATGCAAAGTCTCCCCTAGGAGACATAGCAGATCACATTGTTGTTCTTACCGGTCGAACGAAGATGGGTTGGCCTAGAGAAGAAGACTATCTTTCAAGGCAGATTTTGGGCGAACGTGAACCTCTGAGCCCTCTTGGTAGTATCTTTGAAAATAACTGTACGATATTTCTTGACAGTCTTATTGTAGAACTTATGTATCGCTTAAATAAGACTGAGGAAGAATTAAGGCGGAAGCATGCGACAATAGAATAGAGGCGGATGCAATGCGAGCTAAATGGAAAAAGAAAAGAAAAAGGCGAGAGAAAAAGAAGCGACAGCGGCGAAGAGAGAGATACAAGTAATCCTTAGTTTTTTCGCTTAGCGCTTAGTTATTGAAAGAAACGAAATTTGTCTTCTCAAGGTCATGTATAAACTTCAGTACGTGCTCCAGCTTGGTTACGCTGTATTCCGCTGACACTGCTTTCGCAATCTCATAGACTGTGCGTTTTCCATCCATAAAGTTAAAGATTTCATACGTCTTCTTTCTAAAATCTTCGTCTTTCTTTCCAATCTCTTCATACAATTCATACTCTTTCTCGCCCAATGCTCTCTTCAAAGCGTCTGCGTTGAAAGTGCCTTTGAACAATCGTTTTGGGGTTAGACTTTTTGCCTCTCTTACTGCCTCAGTTTCTTCTAGTTGCACAGGAAGTGTAATGCCCGCTGTTTTCGTGGCGTGGGCCAAGGTTTCTTCGAATCGTGCAATTTCAAGTCGACCGTACTGTTTTACGTCTTTCACATATTTTGCGGTGAGGTTTTCAAACTCAGGACTGCTTCCCAGCCTTTCCGCCGATTTTACTGCCTTTTTTTCGCGCCAAACTAAATGCTCCATCTTGTTCTTGAAGTTGAACGCTGTTTTGGCAAGGTTTTTTGCTGACTCGTTGGGGTTTAGGTTTTTCCTCTTCTTGAACAAACCTGTAAATGCTTCCTTGCTTGCTTCTTGCAATCTAGCTATTCCTCCCAACCTTGCTAGATTTGCCATGAAAATCGCATCTTCAACTGTAGCGTTGGCAAGAGTTAAGGCAGCAACCGTGGCTATCCAGCCTACACGTTTTAAGCTGTTTTCGCTGACTTTGTCGATTGAATCCATGCTTGTATGGTAGTACAGGTCTGGCCACTGAAGCAACATAATGCACGGGACACTGAAGGTGGAGTCGTTGAATTCTGCATGGTCACTTCCACCGCTGAAGGCATTAATTGAATATCGGAATGTTGATGCTGAACCGAAGACTGTCTTGGGGTCGAACTCTTCCGCTGAGTGTTCTATGAGGCTGAAAACGTAATCGTTAAGGTATGATGGATTAGAATCTGGCGTCTTGTCTAGATTGAGTGTGGATTTGCAAAGCTCTTGATTTTGTCCTACCATGTCAAGGTTTATGCCCGCAACCAACTTGGATGCCAAATCTTGATGATGGTACAGATAGGCGATTGTACCGAAAGTTTCTGGCACCCAAAGAAATCGTATGGTTCTTGCCGGTTTTTCGATTTTGCCCGATTTTATCAATGTTTGTATGGTGCGGGCGATTTCCAGAAGTAAGCCGCTGCCTGAGGCGTTGTCGTTGGCGCTTGGTTTTGGGTGGCAAAGATGGGCAATGAGGAAGATTGTTTCATTTGGCTTTGAGCTGCCTTGTATTATGGTTGTTACTATGTCTAGGTTGCCTGGGAACAGTTTCGCGTCGACTTTAGCTTTTAACATAACAGGTTTGTCGCCGCTGAGTAAGGCTCGCAGGTGGTTTCCTTGTCGTTTGCTGAGCGAAAAGCCGAAAGTTACTTTGTCTTGTTCTTTTTTTGTAGGCCATATTGACTGGTAGGCATGAGCGTCGGGTATGTCAACGCTTTCTCGAACATTTTTCATCTCATGTGTTATGGTGTCTGTGATGACGCCGGCGGCGCCGTACTTGTAAACCGCTTGTTCGTGAACTTGTTTTGCTCTGCCAGTTGCTAAAACGAATTTGTCCTTTACATCTTTTCCCTCATAATGTTTAGGCTTCGTTCCTTCGCCTACGTCAACTAGCTCGGCTGTGATGCCTTCGGGTGGTGTGGATTTGCTGTAGGTGTGAAGACATGTAGGCGTGTCTTCGTATCTGATGATTAGCTTCTTTTTAGGTTCAACCAAGTGCAGTTCGGCGGTTTTGACTTCCCAGCCAATTGGAGAAGTATAGGTCCAATATTTTGTGGCGCCGTCAGAAGTGAATTGTTCGATTTTGGCATTTTCAAAACCGAGACTCCGCAGTGTGTCTCTGACGTATTCTGCAGCTTCGTGGAACGTTGTGGAGGCTTGAATTCGGTGGAAACAGGTGATTTGGGCTACGTAGGATTTAGCGACTTCTCCTGAAAGTTCATCTTTCACTATCTTTTCGAGTTCTGCTTTCACAGAAAAACCCTTCTATTGATTTCTTCATATGCACAGTCGCATGCTTAAGATTTTTGCAAAAAGAAAAAAAAGAAAAGAAAGCTGCTACTTCGGCCTCGTCATTTGTATGTCTTTTGCCAGAACATACGGCGACAAGGATGGCGGTTCGGCTTCAAGCCACCAATGCACATGCTGTCTTTCTTTTGACATGCCTGTGATTTGACTTAGTAACCTAAGAGCGTTGTCGCTTAGCCGCAAATCTTTCCATGACTGCTTGATTTCACCGTTTTCTATTAGAAATATGCCGTCTCTGGGAATTGTGGAAAAGTCTCCTGTGGCGTAGTTTTGGAATCTGGTATACCACGTGTTAGTCAAGTATAAGCCACGTTTCACTTCGCCAAAAAGCTCCTCTCTACTAATGTCGCCTGAGTCCATTTCAATGTTCCACGGTATCGGCTGTACCAATCCAGCGTTACCTGTTGTTTTGGTCTTGAAGATTTTTGCAGTTGACGTGTTGTGTAAATATGTTTTAAGCACACCGTGATCGATGAACACGTTTTCCTGTATAGGAAAACCTTCGGCATCAAAAACACGGTTGCTAACTGAGTATTCGGCAGGGTTGTCTCGCAATGTCACCATATCAGACGCGACTTTCTGGCCAAGTTTTTTCACAAACACTGACAATTGGATCATAACGCTATACGCAGATGCCATTGTACCCCAAGTGCCAAGCATTGAACCGAAAAACAGCGGGTCAAAGATAACATTAAACTTGCCCTCTTCTCCTTGTTTTGGGTTCTTAGCCAACCTTGCTATTTTGCCCGCTTTCTCTCCAGCTCTGAAAGGCTTGAAATCTCTCAATGAGGAACAGCATTCTACGCCGTGACCTGAGGCGTCAATCTGCGAAAAGGCTCTGATTGACAACTCGATTGCTGATCTTGCATCTTGGCCAGTTGGTCCTTCAGAAGAGGCAAGGTAAACGTCTTCGTACTTTGCGTAGAGGATTCCTCCCGTGTTTACCTCTACACCAGCTTCCTTCTTGGCGGCTTCTATGGCTTCGAATACGTATTCGGCAGGGTCTTCTAGTTCTTGCAGCTTTTTATCTGCTGTAGGTTTTAAGTAATTGAATGTACCCTTAGCTATTCCGCCGTACATCGGGTTTTCCTTCGAAACCTTAGCCAACTTGAATAACTGTTCCATGATTTTGTCTGTGTTTTGGAAGTTTCGAATTTGGGTTGCGACTAATCGTTTGTTCCATGTGAGGGCGACATCTGTTACGTAGTTGTTCCACGCCACAGCGATATCTATTTGGTTGTTACTGAATCGTGTCTGTCTGTGCCGTCCAAAGACGGTTTTGGCGAGAACTTCGTCTGCACCAAGGGCTTTTCCCTTCTTTACTATGGCTTCTGTTTTCGCTAATACTTCGCTCA from Candidatus Bathyarchaeota archaeon encodes:
- a CDS encoding KEOPS complex subunit Pcc1; translated protein: MKRNTVIHLELPSEKLLKVLLKALLPETKKPTTSRSKVSVEGEGKKLTIRIEAKDTSALRATLNSYLRWVALVKDTYEVAVSLEKTSHL
- a CDS encoding prefoldin subunit beta, whose product is MSDISQLPPKVQERLLQLQQLQRNLQTILAQKQQVELELTETGQALTELGNLTKNAVIYKSIGSLLVKSRKNKVEAELKERKELLDTRTEVLGKQAERLRNQLNQLQAKLKRDLSSGPSSPIIP
- a CDS encoding DUF3194 domain-containing protein, which translates into the protein MKLLERIGIPELTEDQMQTLSEIAEKAARDYVLSKVPQRKISALGITVETVGSKPVTVSVDVDLVLSPLMKPYNVEKLANEATEKAFEAIEQCLRELSCKSKI
- a CDS encoding DHH family phosphoesterase — protein: MQIQDITALLDQVNAKLVVLLCHHNADPDAIGAAFAFSCLLERLRPRLRTEITAAEGPSRLSKHLLTALPIKLTPNPQIEEADAIVLLDTNTIQQLGDWAERVKASNSPIIVIDHHASHPETERLATLSVSDENASSTCEIIYRFFMNMNVRFTENEAKSLFLGIAFDTRHFILANSTTLKIVADLIDAGVNAREALSLLSLPMDESERIARLKASKRVKLLKIGRWIVAFSHVSAYQASAARALISLGAHIAIVAGQKDEKLKISIRASQQFYRAAGVHLGRDLARPLGEYLQGMGGGHAVAAGVNGVGDLKACFKRCVRLLKDKLKNA
- a CDS encoding winged helix-turn-helix transcriptional regulator yields the protein MKKLKPVDYKILFELVKNSKISDRKLAKKIGVSQPTVTRRRAGLEKEELLDYTAIPNFEKLGFEIMAFTFGHWKHGTSPDEKPSEAKSFLSKYPNIIFVSTGRGCGMDRMFVSVHKDYTDYAELMSALKTEWGKFMSASDTFIVSLKGDNILRNLTFKYLKDYMKKVGIFQVS
- a CDS encoding right-handed parallel beta-helix repeat-containing protein; this translates as MLVIVQTLLLISILTMVFEIRQMRASDSPQIWYVGPTKPPTYPDFATIQEAINNASVKPGDIIEVMENDTSPYYEHVVVNKSLTIRNYDTHQPVINGRGYGAVVNITAPNVVINNLKIQNGDYGLFIFYSSNITLRNNEIIGNTWNFAVEGLSTHIDHFIQDIDESNTVDGKRICYFVDQQDKSIPKDAGYVAIVNSRNITAENLCLKSNYRGTLVVNSTIVTIQNITFENHHKCVSVIKSTSVTIQDLELLEPMYSVSNWQGIQLITSSNSKVQNVAVSHHTHGGIAIWLAGSENNSIMNNKLFSQSDVMGGIWLGYSDGNYIIDNVITNSTSYGKYTLCIVLEQSHNNVIASNHLSTLTELPHHTLVFSNSNGTILHHNNFASYKHTILNFTSFNTSWDNGLEGNYWSDYEGQDDGSGGRILGDGIGDTKIPHHGDNYPLIEPWSAKRIFCRQVISLSGKLIDTAQAIFTTSDCTLASFKFNRTLKQISLKATAGYSGILNITIPRDWLDGPFKVLVNGSEVEILPPEANDTYTFINITYVRGRYTLDIVGKELGGFPGDYDGDGQVTIYDVVKVTGNYGAKEP
- a CDS encoding energy-coupling factor ABC transporter ATP-binding protein; protein product: MAVIETKDLTYTYPNATKPAIHGVSLKIEKGEFVILTGPSGCGKTTLCRCFNGLIPHFYQGELTGEIQVAGLNVAGNPIHKLTLHVGLVFQNPENQLFALSVEKDVAFGLENLGVPREDMQKQVDWALETSGIYNLRERAPDELSGGQQQRVAIASIIAMRPEIMVLDEPTSFLDPMGAEKIFEVIDKLNKSLGITVILVEHRLDLAARYANHVIVMDKGKIILDGEPRTVLGSQKARLLGVGIPKATRLYQILEEENGLKTDNVPVTSEEIVKLLREVLKT
- a CDS encoding energy-coupling factor ABC transporter ATP-binding protein, translating into MIKVKDVYFTYPTGVEALKGVSLTIRDGEFIAIMGQNGAGKTTLIKHFNGLLKPTKGEVLVGSVNTKTTSVARLARNVGFVFQNPDNQLFCETVEEEVAFALKNFGYKDTTLKKRVTWALNLLGLTEYRKTSPFMLSGGERKRVALASVLAWNPKVVVMDEPTIGQDYQQKEILRQFIIQLNTQGKTVVVVTHDVEFVAECNPRVILMSEGKIVADGVGKKVLTDIDRLTQASIVLPQVAQIFMGLTDFGLPTDVIDLYEAREILMKRLGEK